The Nodularia sp. LEGE 06071 genome has a segment encoding these proteins:
- the devC gene encoding ABC transporter permease DevC, producing the protein MFKRKIPLAWRQLMKQKGRFLVALCGITFADFLMLMQLGFQSALYDSNTRFHELLQADVVLVSRQAQNFGLLSSFPRRRLFQAANFSEIESVNPLYVRLGVWKSPQTKLDESILVIGFNPEQPAFNLPEVNQRLDQIKYPNTLLFDRNSSGKYEQAIAQIAEGKPVTTELQGRKVQIGGLYEVGASFVANASVITSDQNYLRIFSGQQPGQVNLGLINLKPGSDADLVAKALESYLTDDVQVFTRQEFIDFEKKYWQENGAIGFIFSLGVTIGFFVGVIIVYQIIYSDVMDHLPEYATLKAMGYRNTYLLLVVFQEALILAICGFVPGGVVSFFMYAFTRNVTKLPLFMTPDRIILVLILTLTMCLISGAIAMRKLNSADPADIF; encoded by the coding sequence ATGTTTAAGCGTAAAATTCCTTTAGCTTGGCGGCAATTAATGAAGCAAAAAGGCCGGTTTTTAGTAGCTCTTTGTGGAATTACTTTTGCTGACTTTTTGATGTTAATGCAGTTAGGCTTTCAATCGGCTTTATATGATAGTAATACTCGCTTTCATGAACTTTTACAAGCTGATGTGGTGTTGGTGAGCCGCCAAGCGCAAAATTTCGGGCTTCTCAGTAGTTTTCCTCGTCGTCGTTTGTTTCAAGCTGCTAACTTCTCGGAAATTGAGTCTGTTAATCCTTTGTATGTCCGCTTAGGTGTTTGGAAAAGTCCCCAAACGAAGCTGGATGAATCAATTTTAGTCATCGGCTTTAATCCAGAACAACCAGCGTTCAATTTACCGGAAGTAAATCAAAGACTGGATCAGATTAAATATCCCAACACGCTGTTATTTGACCGCAACTCTAGCGGAAAATATGAACAGGCGATCGCACAAATTGCTGAGGGTAAACCTGTCACCACAGAACTGCAAGGGCGTAAAGTGCAAATTGGCGGTTTGTATGAAGTTGGCGCTTCTTTTGTAGCTAATGCTAGTGTGATCACTAGTGACCAAAACTATTTGCGGATTTTTTCAGGACAACAACCAGGTCAAGTTAATTTAGGTTTAATTAACCTCAAACCGGGTAGTGATGCGGATTTAGTCGCCAAAGCCTTGGAGTCTTACCTGACTGATGATGTGCAAGTTTTCACCCGTCAAGAATTTATTGATTTTGAAAAGAAATATTGGCAAGAAAATGGCGCGATTGGTTTTATCTTTTCCTTGGGTGTGACCATCGGCTTTTTCGTGGGTGTAATTATTGTTTATCAAATTATTTACAGTGATGTCATGGATCACTTGCCTGAATATGCCACACTCAAAGCAATGGGTTATCGTAATACCTATTTATTATTGGTCGTATTTCAAGAAGCATTAATATTAGCTATCTGCGGTTTTGTTCCTGGTGGTGTTGTTTCCTTTTTTATGTATGCCTTTACCCGCAATGTAACAAAATTACCGCTATTTATGACTCCTGACCGGATAATTTTAGTTTTAATTTTGACACTGACCATGTGTTTGATTTCCGGCGCGATCGCTATGCGAAAATTAAACTCCGCAGACCCAGCCGATATTTTTTAA